From the Accumulibacter sp. genome, one window contains:
- a CDS encoding indolepyruvate oxidoreductase subunit beta: MTSRCKYDTTNILVVGTGGQGVMTATEILAEAAIALGHDAKKTEVAGMAQRGGVVSSHLRFGQKVLSPQISPGTADLLLGFEAAEAMRWRHMLRPDGLVLMNTGRLVPPIVELGLYDYPDDPVAEVRAAGTHVVSFDASAIALELGEIRLGNTVMLGAIADHLPFPAEVLEQCVLQRFAHKKPEIVEMNRRAFAAGRAAAADALRAAPDAA; encoded by the coding sequence ATGACCAGCAGATGCAAGTACGACACCACCAACATCCTCGTCGTCGGCACCGGCGGCCAGGGCGTCATGACCGCCACCGAGATCCTCGCCGAGGCGGCGATCGCCCTTGGCCATGACGCCAAGAAGACCGAGGTCGCCGGCATGGCACAACGCGGCGGCGTCGTCTCCTCGCACCTGCGCTTCGGCCAGAAGGTGCTGTCGCCGCAGATCAGTCCCGGCACGGCCGACTTGCTGCTCGGCTTCGAAGCCGCAGAGGCGATGCGCTGGCGGCACATGCTGCGGCCCGACGGCCTGGTGCTGATGAACACCGGCCGTCTCGTGCCGCCGATCGTCGAACTCGGCCTCTACGACTACCCGGACGACCCGGTGGCCGAAGTGCGCGCCGCCGGCACGCATGTGGTGTCCTTCGACGCTTCGGCGATTGCCCTCGAACTCGGTGAGATCCGGCTCGGCAATACGGTCATGCTCGGCGCCATCGCCGATCACCTGCCCTTCCCCGCCGAAGTGCTCGAGCAGTGCGTCCTGCAGCGCTTCGCGCACAAGAAGCCGGAGATCGTCGAGATGAACCGGCGCGCCTTCGCCGCCGGCCGCGCGGCTGCCGCCGATGCGTTGCGCGCCGCGCCTGATGCCGCCTGA
- a CDS encoding nucleotidyltransferase domain-containing protein gives MLDPAQLSRAAERLASAATRPATVIVFGSYARGDASEASDLDLVVIEPELPDKAGEYLRLRAALGRVGVGVDLLLFARPDFDRRSQVPGTLPYWAKKEGKVLHDAAA, from the coding sequence ATGCTCGACCCAGCACAACTCAGCCGTGCCGCCGAACGCCTGGCATCCGCCGCCACACGCCCGGCCACAGTCATAGTGTTCGGCTCCTACGCCCGCGGCGATGCCAGCGAGGCTTCCGACCTCGACCTCGTGGTGATCGAGCCCGAGTTGCCCGACAAGGCCGGTGAATACCTTCGCCTGAGAGCTGCTCTGGGCCGCGTGGGCGTCGGCGTGGACTTGCTGCTGTTTGCGCGGCCCGACTTCGACCGCCGCAGCCAAGTGCCTGGCACGCTGCCCTACTGGGCCAAGAAGGAAGGCAAGGTGTTGCATGACGCCGCAGCGTGA
- the purE gene encoding 5-(carboxyamino)imidazole ribonucleotide mutase, with product MSSARAPLVGVVMGSDSDWPTMQAAAVVLKEFGVPFEARVVSAHRTPDLLFEYAGAAAARGLRAIIAGAGGAAHLPGMLAAKTTLPVLGVPVQSKALSGQDSLLSIVQMPKGIPVATFAIGEAGAANAALFAVAMLATGDAMLAQRLADFRRAQADKVMAMKLPEV from the coding sequence ATGTCTTCCGCTCGCGCGCCGCTGGTCGGCGTCGTCATGGGTTCCGATTCCGACTGGCCGACGATGCAGGCGGCTGCCGTCGTCCTCAAGGAGTTCGGCGTGCCGTTCGAGGCGCGCGTCGTCTCGGCGCACCGCACACCGGATCTGCTTTTCGAGTATGCCGGCGCAGCGGCAGCGCGCGGCCTGCGGGCGATCATCGCCGGCGCCGGCGGCGCCGCCCACCTGCCCGGCATGCTGGCGGCGAAGACGACGCTTCCCGTGCTCGGCGTGCCGGTGCAGTCGAAGGCCCTGTCCGGGCAGGACTCGCTGCTCTCGATCGTGCAGATGCCGAAGGGCATCCCGGTCGCCACCTTCGCCATCGGCGAGGCCGGCGCGGCCAACGCCGCGCTCTTCGCCGTCGCCATGCTGGCCACCGGCGACGCGATGCTGGCGCAGCGCCTCGCCGATTTTCGCCGCGCCCAGGCCGACAAGGTCATGGCGATGAAGCTGCCCGAGGTGTGA
- a CDS encoding HEPN domain-containing protein, translated as MTPQREEAARLLRLARRDHAALQALLVAPGVGVAVAFFHAQQAAEKVLKAAMCLHGLEYRRTHDLEELAGQLADAGHPPSVAEADLRLLTPYAVEYRYDDEAPELLTPEQALSIVTELLAWADIQTTAHP; from the coding sequence ATGACGCCGCAGCGTGAGGAAGCAGCCCGTCTGCTGCGCCTGGCTCGGCGCGACCACGCCGCGCTGCAGGCCTTGCTGGTTGCGCCGGGCGTGGGCGTGGCGGTGGCCTTCTTCCACGCCCAGCAGGCGGCCGAGAAGGTCTTGAAGGCGGCCATGTGCCTGCATGGGCTGGAGTACCGCCGCACACACGACCTGGAAGAACTGGCCGGGCAGCTGGCCGATGCAGGCCACCCGCCCAGCGTGGCGGAAGCCGACCTGCGCCTGCTCACGCCCTACGCCGTGGAATACCGCTACGACGACGAGGCGCCCGAACTGCTGACACCGGAACAGGCGCTGTCGATCGTGACCGAGCTGCTGGCCTGGGCCGACATACAAACCACGGCACATCCATGA
- a CDS encoding 5-(carboxyamino)imidazole ribonucleotide synthase: protein MILPPATLGMLGGGQLGRFFVAAAHEMGYRVWVLDPDPHSPAALLADRHLRAAYDDHAALDELAQACAAVSTEFENVPAGTLDYLAKFVVVHPSAAAVSVCQNRIAEKDFLRDNGLPHARCVTVFDEQQLRQAGDELFPGILKVARFGYDGKGQAVVADRQQAITAFQHFKGESCVLEERLRLECEVSVVLARDQGGVVCSFPTAENSHRRGILDVSLVPARATAALHARAAGLAATIAEHLAYVGTLAVEFFVVDGELLINEMAPRPHNSGHYTLDACITNQFEQQVRALCGLPLGDPRAHSAAAMVNLLGDLWYGSGVAGQHYREPDWSPLYAWPGLKLHLYGKHHARPGRKMGHFTVLAGDVESARDIALAARAAIGISDAP, encoded by the coding sequence ATGATCCTTCCGCCCGCAACGCTCGGCATGCTCGGTGGCGGCCAACTCGGTCGCTTCTTCGTCGCCGCGGCGCACGAGATGGGCTACCGCGTCTGGGTTCTCGACCCCGATCCGCACAGCCCGGCGGCGCTGCTCGCCGACCGCCACCTCCGTGCCGCCTACGACGACCATGCCGCGCTCGACGAACTCGCACAGGCCTGTGCCGCCGTCAGCACCGAGTTCGAGAACGTCCCCGCGGGCACACTCGACTACCTCGCCAAGTTCGTCGTCGTCCACCCGTCTGCGGCGGCGGTCAGCGTCTGCCAGAACCGCATCGCCGAGAAGGACTTCCTGCGCGACAACGGCCTGCCGCACGCGCGCTGCGTCACGGTGTTCGACGAGCAACAACTGCGACAGGCGGGTGACGAGCTGTTCCCGGGAATCCTCAAGGTCGCCCGCTTCGGCTACGACGGCAAGGGGCAGGCGGTCGTCGCCGACCGCCAGCAGGCGATCACCGCCTTCCAGCATTTCAAGGGCGAGAGCTGCGTGCTGGAAGAGAGGCTGCGGCTCGAGTGCGAGGTTTCGGTGGTGCTGGCACGCGACCAGGGCGGAGTGGTGTGCAGCTTTCCAACCGCCGAGAACAGTCACCGCCGTGGCATCCTCGACGTCTCGCTCGTCCCGGCGCGCGCCACCGCGGCGCTGCACGCGCGCGCCGCCGGACTGGCGGCGACGATCGCCGAGCACCTGGCTTACGTCGGCACGCTGGCGGTCGAGTTTTTCGTCGTCGACGGCGAACTGCTGATCAACGAGATGGCGCCGCGACCACACAACAGCGGTCACTACACGCTCGATGCCTGCATCACCAACCAGTTCGAACAACAGGTGCGGGCGCTCTGCGGTCTGCCGCTCGGCGACCCGCGGGCGCATTCGGCAGCGGCGATGGTGAACCTGCTCGGCGATCTCTGGTACGGCAGCGGTGTCGCCGGCCAGCACTACCGCGAGCCAGACTGGTCACCGCTGTACGCCTGGCCCGGCCTCAAGCTGCACCTCTACGGCAAGCACCACGCCCGCCCGGGCCGCAAGATGGGCCACTTCACGGTGCTCGCCGGTGACGTCGAGAGCGCCCGCGACATCGCCCTCGCGGCGCGCGCCGCGATCGGCATCAGCGATGCTCCCTGA
- a CDS encoding thiamine pyrophosphate-dependent enzyme — protein sequence MSAHAVMSTPPAAAGSRLLMSGNEAVARAVWEAGTRVAAAYPGTPSTEILECLAGYPDLYSEWSVNEKVSLEVAFGAAMAGSRSFCAMKHVGLNVASDALMTMTLTGVNGGLVIAVADDVGLSSSQNEQDSRYWGRFAHVPVLEPADSQEAHDLTLAAFGLSERFEVPVILRMTTRICHVKGVVTTGERNAHSAAGFRKDVGRWVMVPSAAGRRLPLMFERERRLRAEAEVSPLNFAEPGSDRRVGFVTSGPAYMHVRESFPDAPVFKLGLSFPLPFDSLRRFAAECERVVVVEEVEPLVESELLAQGIDVTGKRILPLSGELSPQVLRPAIARLLGEPVPEDSAAAPMEVFPRPPTMCVACPHLGVYYTLSQLRNVTISGDIGCYTLGFGQPWNALDACISMGASMGMALGLDKGRGDNERERKIVAVIGDSTFLHMGMQGLLDIVYNQGNVTVLLLDNRAVGMTGGQDNPGSGRDIHGNEAPRVDFVRLVKALGVRDERVHLVNAYELPVLLKTLREETKIPEPSVIITSQPCVLIKDYHALKPYMVIDERCTGCGNCIDVGCPAIHVTRRDRVTKASGREVDLAFVRIESAACTGCGLCLKPCAPDAIVHVDTLSMPIKVVRKNPAPVHNA from the coding sequence ATGAGCGCACACGCAGTGATGTCGACGCCGCCGGCGGCGGCCGGCAGCAGGCTCCTGATGTCGGGCAACGAGGCGGTCGCGCGCGCCGTCTGGGAAGCCGGGACGCGCGTCGCGGCGGCTTACCCCGGAACGCCATCGACCGAGATCCTCGAGTGCCTGGCCGGCTATCCGGATCTGTACTCCGAGTGGTCGGTGAATGAGAAGGTCTCGCTCGAGGTCGCTTTCGGTGCCGCCATGGCGGGATCGCGCAGCTTCTGCGCGATGAAGCATGTCGGCCTCAACGTCGCTTCCGACGCGCTGATGACGATGACCCTGACCGGCGTCAACGGCGGCCTGGTGATCGCCGTCGCCGACGACGTCGGCCTCTCGTCGTCGCAGAACGAGCAGGACTCGCGCTACTGGGGCCGCTTCGCGCATGTGCCGGTGCTCGAACCGGCCGACTCGCAGGAAGCGCACGACCTGACGCTCGCCGCCTTTGGGCTCTCAGAGCGTTTCGAGGTACCCGTGATCCTGCGCATGACGACCCGCATCTGCCACGTCAAGGGTGTCGTCACGACCGGCGAGCGCAACGCCCACAGCGCCGCCGGCTTCCGCAAGGACGTCGGTCGCTGGGTGATGGTTCCGAGCGCCGCCGGTCGCCGGCTGCCACTGATGTTCGAGCGCGAGCGCCGGCTGCGCGCCGAAGCCGAGGTGTCACCGCTGAACTTCGCCGAGCCTGGCAGCGACCGGCGGGTCGGCTTCGTCACCTCCGGACCGGCCTACATGCACGTGCGCGAGAGCTTCCCCGATGCGCCGGTGTTCAAGCTCGGCCTGTCCTTCCCGCTGCCTTTCGACAGCCTGCGCCGTTTCGCCGCCGAATGCGAGCGCGTGGTCGTCGTCGAGGAAGTCGAGCCGCTGGTCGAAAGCGAACTCCTGGCGCAGGGAATCGACGTCACCGGCAAGCGGATCCTGCCGCTGTCGGGTGAGTTGTCGCCGCAGGTGCTGCGACCGGCGATCGCCCGCCTGCTCGGCGAACCGGTGCCGGAGGACAGCGCGGCGGCGCCGATGGAAGTCTTTCCGCGGCCACCGACGATGTGCGTCGCCTGCCCGCACCTCGGGGTCTACTACACGCTGTCGCAGCTGCGCAACGTCACCATCTCGGGCGACATCGGCTGCTACACGCTCGGCTTCGGGCAACCCTGGAATGCCCTCGACGCCTGCATCTCGATGGGCGCCTCGATGGGCATGGCACTCGGTCTCGACAAGGGGCGCGGCGACAACGAAAGGGAGCGCAAGATCGTCGCCGTCATCGGCGATTCGACGTTCCTGCACATGGGCATGCAGGGCCTGCTCGACATCGTCTACAACCAGGGCAACGTCACCGTCCTGCTGCTCGACAACCGCGCCGTCGGCATGACCGGCGGCCAGGACAACCCCGGCAGCGGTCGCGACATCCATGGCAACGAAGCGCCACGGGTCGATTTCGTCCGCCTCGTCAAGGCGCTCGGCGTCCGCGACGAGCGGGTCCACCTGGTCAACGCCTATGAACTGCCGGTCCTGCTGAAGACCCTGCGCGAGGAGACGAAGATCCCCGAACCCTCGGTGATCATCACCAGCCAGCCATGCGTCCTGATCAAGGACTACCATGCACTGAAACCGTACATGGTGATCGACGAGCGCTGCACCGGCTGCGGCAACTGCATCGACGTCGGCTGTCCGGCGATCCACGTCACGCGCCGCGACCGCGTGACGAAAGCCAGCGGCCGCGAGGTCGACCTCGCCTTCGTGCGCATCGAGAGCGCCGCCTGCACCGGCTGCGGCCTCTGCCTGAAGCCCTGCGCGCCGGATGCGATCGTTCACGTCGACACGCTGTCGATGCCGATCAAGGTCGTCCGCAAGAATCCCGCACCCGTCCACAACGCCTAG
- the folD gene encoding bifunctional methylenetetrahydrofolate dehydrogenase/methenyltetrahydrofolate cyclohydrolase FolD — protein sequence MTARILDGNALAQSLRADFKTRAEALAARGTRPGLAVILVGEDPASQVYVRNKVNACAQAGFHSEKISYPPDVDPQVVFDRLAELNADPAIHGILVQLPLPKHFDSDAVLKAIAPAKDVDGFHAENVGALMQGHPRFIPCTPYGVMKFFAEAGIDLRGKEAVVLGRSNIVGKPMAMLLLQASATVTVCHSQTRDLAFHTRRADILVAALGKARFVTADMVKPGAVVIDVGINRLPDGKLCGDVDFAGVSEVAAAITPVPGGVGPMTITMLLANTLEAAEREAG from the coding sequence GTGACCGCAAGAATCCTCGACGGCAACGCGCTGGCGCAAAGCCTGCGCGCCGATTTCAAGACCCGCGCCGAAGCGCTGGCGGCGCGCGGCACCCGCCCCGGGCTGGCGGTGATCCTCGTCGGCGAAGACCCGGCGTCGCAGGTCTACGTGCGCAACAAGGTCAACGCCTGCGCCCAGGCCGGCTTCCACTCGGAGAAGATCAGCTACCCGCCGGACGTCGACCCGCAGGTGGTCTTCGACCGGCTCGCCGAACTCAACGCCGACCCGGCGATCCACGGGATCCTGGTGCAGTTGCCGTTGCCGAAGCACTTCGACAGCGACGCCGTACTGAAGGCGATCGCACCCGCCAAGGACGTCGATGGCTTCCACGCCGAGAACGTCGGCGCGTTGATGCAGGGTCATCCACGCTTCATCCCGTGCACCCCCTACGGCGTCATGAAGTTCTTCGCCGAAGCCGGCATCGACCTGCGCGGCAAGGAGGCGGTGGTCCTCGGCCGCTCGAACATCGTCGGCAAACCGATGGCGATGCTGTTGCTGCAGGCCAGCGCCACGGTCACCGTCTGCCACTCGCAGACGCGTGACCTCGCCTTCCACACCCGCCGCGCCGACATCCTCGTCGCCGCGCTTGGCAAGGCCCGCTTCGTCACCGCCGACATGGTCAAGCCGGGCGCGGTGGTGATCGATGTCGGCATCAACCGCCTGCCCGATGGCAAGCTCTGCGGCGACGTCGATTTCGCCGGCGTCAGCGAGGTTGCCGCGGCGATCACCCCGGTGCCGGGCGGCGTCGGACCGATGACCATCACGATGCTGCTCGCCAACACCCTCGAGGCGGCCGAACGGGAGGCCGGCTGA
- a CDS encoding acyl-CoA dehydrogenase, with protein sequence MARERFRWDDPLLLDAQLGEDERMIRDAARDYCQGRLMPRVTEAFRHERSDPAVFREMGALGLLGPTIPPEYGGAGLNHVAYGLIAREVERVDSGYRSMMSVQSSLVMLPIFRFASEALKRRYLPQLATGEWIGCFGLTEPNHGSDPGSMETRARAVEGGYRLRGGKTWITNSPIADVFVVWAKDDAGAIRGFVLDRGMAGLTTPAIHGKVGLRASITGEIVMDDVFVPEENAFPEVRGLMGPFACLDSARYGIAWGAIGAAEFCWHTARQYTLDRKQFGRPLAANQLVQKKLADMQTEISLGLQGCLRLGRMKDEGTASVEITSIMKRNSCGKALDIARTARDMLGGNGISDEFGVIRHLVNLEVVNTYEGTHDIHALILGRAQTGIAAF encoded by the coding sequence ATGGCCAGGGAACGATTCCGTTGGGACGACCCGCTGCTGCTCGACGCACAACTGGGCGAAGACGAACGAATGATCCGCGACGCGGCGCGCGACTACTGCCAGGGCCGCCTGATGCCGCGCGTCACCGAGGCCTTTCGCCACGAGCGCAGTGACCCCGCCGTTTTCCGCGAAATGGGCGCACTCGGCCTGCTCGGCCCGACCATCCCGCCCGAGTATGGTGGCGCCGGGCTCAACCACGTCGCCTACGGCCTGATCGCGCGCGAGGTCGAGCGCGTCGATTCCGGCTACCGCTCGATGATGAGCGTGCAGTCTTCTCTGGTCATGCTGCCGATCTTCCGTTTCGCCAGCGAGGCGCTGAAGCGGCGCTACCTGCCGCAACTGGCGACCGGCGAGTGGATCGGCTGCTTCGGCCTGACCGAGCCGAACCACGGCTCCGATCCGGGCAGCATGGAAACACGGGCGCGTGCCGTCGAAGGCGGCTACCGCCTGCGCGGCGGCAAGACCTGGATCACCAACTCGCCGATCGCCGACGTCTTCGTCGTCTGGGCAAAGGACGACGCCGGCGCCATCCGCGGCTTCGTCCTCGACCGCGGCATGGCCGGGCTGACGACGCCGGCCATCCATGGCAAGGTCGGGCTGCGCGCCTCGATCACTGGCGAGATCGTCATGGACGACGTCTTCGTCCCCGAGGAGAACGCCTTTCCCGAAGTGCGCGGCCTCATGGGACCCTTCGCCTGCCTCGACTCGGCGCGCTACGGCATCGCCTGGGGTGCGATCGGCGCTGCCGAGTTCTGCTGGCACACGGCGCGGCAATACACCCTCGACCGCAAGCAGTTCGGCCGTCCGCTGGCCGCCAACCAACTGGTGCAGAAGAAGCTCGCCGACATGCAGACCGAAATCAGCCTCGGCCTGCAGGGCTGCCTGCGCCTCGGCCGCATGAAGGACGAGGGCACGGCCTCGGTCGAGATCACCTCGATCATGAAGCGCAACTCCTGCGGCAAGGCGCTCGACATCGCCCGCACGGCGCGCGACATGCTCGGCGGCAACGGTATCTCGGATGAGTTCGGCGTCATCCGCCACCTCGTCAATCTGGAGGTGGTCAACACCTACGAGGGCACGCACGACATCCATGCGCTGATCCTCGGCCGCGCGCAGACCGGCATCGCGGCATTCTGA
- a CDS encoding L-threonylcarbamoyladenylate synthase encodes MLPEAAIIDHAVVLLQAGELVAFPTETVYGLGADAANPSAVRRIFAAKGRPADHPLIVHLPADGYLDNWASDIPRQAWELTEAFWPGPLTLILKRARGVPSAVTGGQETIGLRVPAHPLALALLRAFAEAGGGLGGLCGVAAPSANRFGRISPTEAAHVRAELGDAVRLILDGGRCGVGIESTILDLSRGDGAAPRILRPGAITPECIANVLGRLPEVAGQPPGADATAMPRVPGALAAHYAPLTPLRLLPAAELAHLAEAVTAGQSCALLCHSRLPETPAAALLVRQLPADPSRYAHELYAALRELDAVGADLILVEEVPSDAAWAAIADRLRRAARGAGGQDLEQLSSNPSSALSFPRCAEE; translated from the coding sequence ATGCTCCCTGAAGCCGCCATCATCGACCATGCCGTCGTCCTGCTGCAGGCCGGCGAGCTCGTCGCCTTCCCGACCGAAACGGTCTACGGCCTTGGCGCCGACGCCGCCAACCCGTCTGCCGTCCGCCGCATCTTCGCCGCCAAGGGGCGCCCCGCCGATCACCCGCTGATCGTCCATCTGCCGGCCGACGGCTACCTTGACAACTGGGCGAGCGACATTCCGCGCCAGGCCTGGGAACTGACCGAAGCCTTCTGGCCCGGACCGCTGACGCTGATCCTCAAGCGCGCCCGCGGCGTGCCGAGCGCCGTCACCGGCGGCCAGGAGACGATCGGCTTGCGCGTGCCGGCGCACCCGCTGGCGCTGGCACTGCTGCGCGCCTTTGCCGAGGCCGGCGGCGGCCTCGGCGGCCTCTGCGGCGTCGCCGCGCCGTCGGCCAACCGCTTCGGCCGCATCAGCCCGACCGAGGCGGCGCACGTGCGCGCCGAGCTCGGCGACGCCGTGCGGCTGATCCTCGACGGTGGCCGCTGCGGTGTCGGCATCGAGTCGACGATCCTCGACCTCAGCCGCGGCGACGGCGCGGCGCCGCGCATCCTGCGTCCGGGAGCGATCACGCCGGAATGCATCGCCAATGTACTCGGTCGCCTGCCCGAGGTCGCCGGTCAGCCACCCGGTGCTGACGCCACGGCCATGCCGCGCGTGCCGGGAGCGCTGGCGGCGCACTACGCGCCGCTGACGCCACTGCGACTGCTGCCGGCAGCCGAGCTCGCTCACCTCGCCGAAGCGGTGACCGCGGGCCAAAGCTGCGCGCTGCTCTGCCACAGCCGGCTGCCGGAGACGCCCGCGGCGGCGCTGCTCGTTCGCCAGCTGCCAGCCGACCCGTCGCGCTACGCGCACGAACTCTACGCCGCGCTGCGCGAGCTCGATGCCGTGGGCGCCGACCTGATCCTCGTCGAGGAAGTGCCGTCGGACGCCGCGTGGGCGGCGATCGCCGACCGACTGCGGCGCGCCGCCCGCGGTGCTGGCGGGCAGGATCTCGAGCAATTGTCGTCGAACCCGTCCAGCGCGCTTTCCTTTCCGCGCTGCGCCGAGGAGTGA